One Serratia liquefaciens genomic window, GCTCTACGGCGACAAACCCAATGAACATATCAAACTGATCCGCTATCCAGGGCGTGAAGCGACCGCCAGCGGGCAAGGGGTGGGCGCCCATAAAGACTCCGGTTTTCTCAGCTTTCTGCTGCAGGATCGGCAAAAAGGACTGCAGGTTGAAGTCGACGAGGGGCGCTGGGTTGACGCCGAACCGCTTGAGGATACCTTTGTGGTCAACATTGGCGAATTGCTGGAGTTGGCGACCAATGGCTATTTGCGCGCCACCGTGCACCGTGTGGAGACGCCACCGGCAGGGAGCGACAGGTTGTCGATTGCTTTCTTTCTGGGCGCGCGACTGGACGCGGTGGTACCCTTGTATCAGCTTCCGGAGCCTCTGGCGGCAGAGGCGCAAGGGCCGGCCAGCGATCCGCACAATCCGCTGTTACGCGATGTGGGCTTTAACTACCTGAAAGGACGCATCCGTTCCCATCCGGACGTGGCGCAGCGTTATTACCAGGATGTCGTTGCTTAAGGGCAGCGGCGTCGCATATGGCGCCCAACGGGGTGAATCGGGTCGAACATGTTCGACCCGATTGTTTTGAATTACTCTGCCAGTGCCTGCTGCAGATCGGCGATCAAATCTTCCGCATCCTCAATCCCTACCGACAGGCGCAGCAATTGCGGTGTGATGCCGGTTTTCAGCCGCTGTTCCAGCGGGATAGAAGCATGAGTCATGCTGAACGGCTGGCTGATCAGGCTTTCCACGCCACCCAGACTTTCGGCCAGGGTAAACAGCTGTGAACGTTTGATTACCCGGCGCGCATAGGCGTCGTCGCCTTTCAACCGAACTGAAATCATGCCGCCGAAGCTGCTCATCTGCTTTGTCGCCAGCGCGTGCTGCGGATGGCTCGGCAGGCCAGGGTAGTAGACCTCTTCTACCTGAGGTTGGCCTTCCAGCCACTGGGCAATACGCAAGGCGCTATTGCTGTGACGTTCCATGCGCAGCGCTAACGTGCGGATGCCGCGCAGTGTCAGGAAGCTGCTGAACGGATCGAGAATGCCACCCACCGCGTTTTGCAGGAACCCAAGCTGTTCGGCCAGCTCTGGGTTATTTCCCACCGCAGCAACCCCGGCGACAACGTCGGAGTGGCCGTTGAGGTATTTGGTGGCAGAATGCACTACCACATCAAAGCCGAGATCCAGTGGACGCTGGATATAAGGCGAGGCAAAGGTGTTGTCCGCGACGCTGATTAAACCGTGTTTTTTAGCGATGGTAGCGATGGCGCTCAGATCCGCCAACTTCAGCAGCGGGTTGGTCGGCGTTTCCACCCAGATCATTTTGGTGTCGGGTTCAATCGCCTGTTCCAGTGCGGCCAGGTCCGCCGGTGAAACATAGGTGACGCGCAGGCCGGCAGTGCGGCTGCGTACCTTCTCCAGCAGGCGATAGGTGCCGCCGTACAGATCGTCGACCGCCACCAGATGGCTGCCCTGATCAAGCAACTCCAGCACGGTTGAACAGGCCGCCAGGCCAGAGGCAAAGGCGTAGCCGCGGCTGCCGCCTTCCAGTTCGGCGATGGCGCTCTCCAATGCGGTGCGCGTTGGGTTGGCGCTGCGTGAATATTCATACCCGGTATGCTCTCCCGGCGCCGGTTGGGCGTAGGTGGAGGTGGCATAAATGGCCGGCATTACCGCACCGGTGGCATCCGGCGTGTAACCGGCATGAACGGTCAACGTATCAAACTTGGCCATACAATCATTCCTTATTAACGTAATTTTTGGCGCCAGGCGTTAAGCACGTCTGTGCGGGTAATCAAACCGAGGAAACGCTCACCGTCGAGGACCACCGCTACGTGGCCGTGATTGAAGGTGGCAAGTAAATCCTGATAGCTGGCTTCTTTTTGCAGCGTATTGACCGAATGGGTCATGGCGCGGGCGGCCGGCAGACTGAAGTGGCTGGCGTCCGCCTGCACGGCGTTGAGCAGATCCCACTCGTCGATCAGGCCGACGACCCGATCGCCTTCCAGCACCGGCAGCTGCGAGATGTCATACAGCCGCATACGGGCATGAACGATAGCCAGCGTGTCTTCCGGCGTGACCGAAACGGCGGCCCCCTCGTCATGACGGTAGGCGATCAAATCGCGTAAATCCTGATGCTGCGGCTTGCTCAGCAGGCCTTGTTCCAGCATCCAGTGGTCGTTATACATTTTAGACAGGTATTTGTTGCCGCTGTCGCAGACGAAGGTGACCACGCGTTTCGGCTCTGTCTGCGCCTGGCAATAGCGCAGCGCTGCCGCCAACAGGGTGCCGGTAGACGAACCTGCCAACACGCCTTCTTTGCGCAGCAGATCGCGCGCGGTGGTGAAGGCTTCGGCATCGCCGATACGGTAGGCATTGCGTACCTGGTTAAAGTCGCTCAGCGGCGGAATGAAATCTTCGCCGATCCCTTCCACCAGCCAACTGCCGGCCTCGCCGATCTGGCCGTTATCAAGATAGTCAGCCAGGATCGAACCGGCCGGATCCGCCAACACGAACTCGGTTTGCGGCGAGACTTCGGCAAAATAGTGGCTCAGGCCGCCGAGCGTGCCACCGGAACCGATGCCGACCACGATGGCATCGATCTGATGCTCCATCTGCTGCCACAGTTCTGGCGCGGTGGTGCGGGTATGGGCCGCCGGGTTGGCCGGGTTGTTAAACTGATCGATATAAAACGCCCCGGTGATTTCGTCGGCCAGACGTTTGGCGTAATCCTGATAGTAAGCCGGGTGCCCCTTGCCCACGTCGGAGCGGGTCAGCACCACTTCTACCCCCAGGGCGCGCAGATGGAAAATCTTCTCGCGGCTCATCTTGTCCGGTACCACCAGCAACAGCTTATAACCCTTCAAAGCCGCCACCAGCGCCAGGCCCAGGCCGGTGTTGCCGGCGGTGGCTTCAATGATGGTGCCGCCGGGCTGCAGGCTGCCGTCGCGTTCCGCCTGCTCGATCATCGACAGCGCCACGCGGTCTTTGATGGAGCCGCCGGGGTTTTGATTCTCAAGCTTGACGAACAGGCGGCAGGGGCCGGTATCGAACTGAGTCAGTTCCAGCATCGGGGTGTTGCCGATCATATCGATGACGGAATGCGGTATTGCCATGAGGATCTCCAGAATAATTCGGTTTAAAGGCCGTTATCTGGATGATAGCGCTGTCAATAAGCCCATTAAAAAGAACAAATAACCACTCAATATGCCTTTTTGGAATATATTAATTCAATTTGGACGTATGGAGGTGTGGATGTTCAGCGGTGCAGATGTTCAGCCGTGTAGCCGTGAGCCGTTTAAAAAAGCGACGCACCGTCGGCTTTTCATCCAATTTGCGCGTAACAGCGTACAGTTATGTAAAAATGCTGAAAATTCACGCTAAACCCTGCAAAAATAAGATGAATCTAATAAACTCACAGCAAGGGCATTTTCGGTGCGCCGCTCAACCCGTCATGGGGCCG contains:
- a CDS encoding trans-sulfuration enzyme family protein; translated protein: MAKFDTLTVHAGYTPDATGAVMPAIYATSTYAQPAPGEHTGYEYSRSANPTRTALESAIAELEGGSRGYAFASGLAACSTVLELLDQGSHLVAVDDLYGGTYRLLEKVRSRTAGLRVTYVSPADLAALEQAIEPDTKMIWVETPTNPLLKLADLSAIATIAKKHGLISVADNTFASPYIQRPLDLGFDVVVHSATKYLNGHSDVVAGVAAVGNNPELAEQLGFLQNAVGGILDPFSSFLTLRGIRTLALRMERHSNSALRIAQWLEGQPQVEEVYYPGLPSHPQHALATKQMSSFGGMISVRLKGDDAYARRVIKRSQLFTLAESLGGVESLISQPFSMTHASIPLEQRLKTGITPQLLRLSVGIEDAEDLIADLQQALAE
- a CDS encoding cystathionine beta-synthase; protein product: MAIPHSVIDMIGNTPMLELTQFDTGPCRLFVKLENQNPGGSIKDRVALSMIEQAERDGSLQPGGTIIEATAGNTGLGLALVAALKGYKLLLVVPDKMSREKIFHLRALGVEVVLTRSDVGKGHPAYYQDYAKRLADEITGAFYIDQFNNPANPAAHTRTTAPELWQQMEHQIDAIVVGIGSGGTLGGLSHYFAEVSPQTEFVLADPAGSILADYLDNGQIGEAGSWLVEGIGEDFIPPLSDFNQVRNAYRIGDAEAFTTARDLLRKEGVLAGSSTGTLLAAALRYCQAQTEPKRVVTFVCDSGNKYLSKMYNDHWMLEQGLLSKPQHQDLRDLIAYRHDEGAAVSVTPEDTLAIVHARMRLYDISQLPVLEGDRVVGLIDEWDLLNAVQADASHFSLPAARAMTHSVNTLQKEASYQDLLATFNHGHVAVVLDGERFLGLITRTDVLNAWRQKLR